The proteins below are encoded in one region of Ascochyta rabiei chromosome 9, complete sequence:
- a CDS encoding Choline dehydrogenase: MASRKCTIVALLVSTSSANIISQFSGPGRITGTNFGIPGRNATYDYVIVGGGLAGSVVASRLTEHTNASVALIEAGSFYELSNGNWSQIPYWSEQWVGAEPDDWQPLIDWGLFTEPQINGERIHYAQGKNFGGSSGRNQMIYHRPSVGSLKAWADHVGDQSWTWENMTKYYERSMQLTTNFANRTANNGSLVYDASAFGPSGSNTQPLHVSFPNYINPLSDYAAAAFSAIGLKQIPGFASGILDGFGWFQFTINAQTGLRSSAESSFLAEAFGRPGLTAFINAQVRNIIFENDTATAVNVTTYGMRPFTISARKEVIVSAGVWHSPQLLMVSGIGPKATLDKFGIEIVKDLPGVGQNVWDSTNIGGPIHEISVPGFTYWQQPGPMASAQAQLLSNGSGPLTNIDVDVGGWQIISDRSNFSESTRQELSAFPADWPLIENTFTSSSRVLASSGASTQYGVMDSILIATSSRGNMTIQSADNMDPPIIDPGWLREKADQEVAIEAYRRARQAWQAVPDDIRNQEEYMPGKNVTTDAELLDYILGQIAPIHHGSSSCAMGKQDNPMAVVDSKARVFGVQRLRVIDSSSFPFTPPGHTQGVTYAHAEKLVEDVLNDYFAGES; encoded by the coding sequence ATGGCATCACGGAAATGCACGATAGTGGCGCTGCTGGTTTCCACCTCCTCTGCCAACATCATTTCACAGTTTTCTGGCCCTGGTCGCATCACCGGAACAAATTTCGGTATTCCTGGGCGGAATGCAACATATGACTATGTTATCGTCGGCGGCGGTCTCGCGGGAAGCGTGGTGGCATCTCGGCTCACCGAGCACACCAACGCTTCAGTCGCTCTCATTGAAGCCGGTAGCTTCTACGAACTTTCGAACGGCAACTGGAGCCAGATCCCGTACTGGTCAGAGCAGTGGGTAGGCGCCGAGCCTGATGACTGGCAACCGCTCATTGACTGGGGTCTCTTCACGGAACCACAGATCAACGGCGAGCGTATTCACTACGCCCAGGGGAAAAATTTCGGGGGCAGCAGTGGCAGGAACCAGATGATATACCATCGGCCGTCCGTGGGATCACTGAAGGCTTGGGCTGATCATGTTGGTGACCAGTCATGGACCTGGGAGAACATGACGAAGTACTATGAGCGCAGTATGCAGCTTACGACCAATTTTGCCAACAGAACAGCGAATAATGGAAGCTTGGTGTACGACGCAAGTGCTTTCGGGCCCAGCGGGAGCAACACCCAGCCACTCCACGTTAGCTTTCCCAACTACATCAACCCGCTGTCGGActatgctgctgctgcctttTCGGCGATTGGGCTCAAGCAGATACCTGGTTTCGCGAGCGGAATTTTGGACGGCTTCGGCTGGTTTCAGTTTACAATCAATGCCCAGACAGGCCTTCGCAGCTCGGCAGAGAGCTCTTTCCTGGCGGAGGCTTTCGGACGACCAGGGTTGACGGCCTTCATCAACGCCCAAGTGAGGAACATCATCTTCGAGAATGACACTGCGACTGCCGTGAACGTGACGACCTATGGCATGAGGCCCTTCACTATCTCGGCGCGTAAGGAAGTTATCGTATCCGCGGGAGTCTGGCATTCGCCTCAACTGCTTATGGTTTCTGGCATCGGGCCAAAGGCGACGTTGGATAAGTTTGGTATCGAAATTGTGAAAGACCTTCCGGGAGTCGGCCAAAATGTATGGGACAGTACCAATATCGGCGGGCCAATACACGAGATCTCTGTTCCTGGGTTCACATATTGGCAGCAACCAGGCCCGATGGCAAGTGCTCAAGCACAACTTCTCTCGAACGGAAGTGGGCCCCTGACGAACATTGATGTCGACGTTGGCGGCTGGCAGATTATTTCAGATCGCTCAAACTTTAGCGAGAGTACACGACAAGAGCTCTCTGCATTTCCTGCAGACTGGCCACTGATCGAAAACACATTCACTAGCTCGAGTCGCGTGTTGGCTTCGTCAGGCGCATCGACACAATACGGCGTGATGGATTCTATTCTGATTGCGACATCTAGCAGAGGAAACATGACCATTCAATCTGCGGACAACATGGATCCACCAATTATTGACCCTGGGTGGCTACGTGAGAAGGCCGATCAAGAAGTTGCAATCGAAGCGTACCGCAGAGCCAGACAGGCATGGCAGGCCGTGCCAGATGACATCCGCAACCAGGAAGAATACATGCCTGGAAAAAACGTTACAACGGACGCCGAATTATTGGACTACATCCTGGGACAAATTGCTCCGATCCACCACGGTTCTTCGTCTTGCGCAATGGGCAAGCAGGATAATCCTATGGCCGTTGTTGACTCGAAAGCGAGAGTATTTGGTGTGCAACGACTGAGGGTTATCGACTCGTCAAGCTTTCCATTTACTCCTCCGGGCCACACTCAGGGTGTGACTTATGCGCACGCGGAGAAGTTGGTTGAAGACGTATTGAATGACTACTTCGCTGGAGAATCGTAA
- a CDS encoding Intermediate cleaving peptidase 55, with the protein MSFSLKLLRPAARKPWRSTRTQHWRGYATVEVPASKLSFGQPLHETHPHLLKPGEVTPNITALEYYERRARLARQLPPNSVAILAGSDLKYASGAVFYKFHQDPDFLYLTGFKEPDALAVIEKLEDDDHVFHLYVRPKDVKAEIWEGARSGVEAAEDVFNADVAGDINHLPRILPEIITRSKHIYTDLPSSRVPKNVLSRFLSASEPARMGGIQKIFRDARDENEISMKPLRPLLNELRAIKSEAEIQNMRRAGQHSGRAITDAMRQSFTAEKDLDSFLDYWFKQDGCDGPAYVPVVAGGINANTIHYVSNDMQLRPSDLVLVDAGAQYGGYVTDITRTWPVSGKFTPAQRDLYTLLLNVQRSCVALCRVSAQISLDKLHQIAANQLRDGLKDLGFDTSNDAIHTLFPHHVGHYLGLDVHDSPGLPRTRYLEKNMVVTVEPGIYIPDDERWPKWARGIGMRIEDSVCVDEESPFVLTTEAVKEIADIEALKGTVTEI; encoded by the exons ATGAGTTTCTCTTTGAAATTACTGCGACCAGCAGCGAGGAAACCATGGAGGTCCACAAGAACACAGCATTGGCGAGGATACGCGACAGTGGAGGTGCCTGCGTCGAAGCTCAGCTTCGGGCAACCGCTGCATGAGACTCACCCTCACCTGCTGAAGCCTGGGGAAG TCACACCAAACATCACTGCCCTCGAATACTACGAGCGACGCGCACGGCTCGCGAGACAACTCCCGCCAAACTCAGTCGCGATCCTCGCTGGCTCAGACCTGAAGTATGCCTCTGGTGCAGTCTTTTACAAGTTCCACCAGGACCCCGACTTCCTCTACCTAACCG GCTTCAAGGAACCAGATGCCCTCGCTGTCATCGAAAAGCTCGAAGACGATGATCACGTTTTCCACCTCTACGTACGCCCAAAGGATGTCAAGGCTGAGATATGGGAGGGCGCGCGCTCTGGCGTTGAAGCTGCCGAGGACGTCTTTAACGCCGATGTCGCTGGCGACATCAATCACCTGCCTCGAATTCTGCCCGAAATCATCACGCGATCGAAGCACATCTACACAGACCTGCCCAGCAGCCGCGTACCAAAGAACGTCCTTTCGAGATTTCTATCAGCCTCTGAGCCAGCACGGATGGGAGGCATACAAAAGATCTTCCGCGATGCACGAGACGAGAACGAGATCTCCATGAAGCCACTGCGCCCGCTGCTGAATGAGCTTAGAGCTATCAAGAGTGAAGCAGAGATTCAAAACATGCGCAGGGCGGGACAACACTCCGGACGCGCCATTACAGACGCAATGCGCCAATCGTTTACTGCCGAGAAAGACCTCGACTCCTTCCTTGACTACTGGTTCAAGCAAGACGGCTGCGATGGACCTGCATACGTCCCAGTCGTCGCTGGGGGCATTAATGCTAACACGATTCACTACGTGTCGAATGACATGCAGCTGAGACCCAGCGACCTCGTCCTGGTAGATGCAGGAGCGCAATATGGCGGCTACGTTACCGACATCACTCGGACATGGCCTGTCTCTGGCAAGTTTACGCCAGCGCAGCGCGACCTCTATACTCTCCTCCTCAACGTGCAACGGTCTTGCGTTGCTCTTTGCCGTGTCTCTGCCCAGATATCACTCGACAAGCTGCATCAAATTGCAGCCAATCAACTCCGTGATGGCCTCAAGGACCTGGGTTTCGATACATCAAACGATGCTATCCACACACTGTTCCCACACCACGTTGGTCACTACCTTGGTCTGGATGTTCACGACAGCCCTGGTTTACCAAGAACCCGGTATCTCGAGAAGAACATGGTTGTTACCGTTGAGCCAGGGATATACATACCTGACGATGAGAGGTGGCCGAAGTGGGCGAGAGGCATCGGTATGAGGATTGAAGACAGCGTGTGCGTTGACGAGGAGAGCCCCTTTGTGTTGACCACAGAGGCCGTCAAAGAG ATCGCCGACATCGAAGCGCTGAAGGGTACCGTGACGGAGATATAG
- a CDS encoding [Histone H3]-dimethyl-L-lysine(36) demethylase, translated as MSPYDEGGTPLPESSVPVTLNAAPSLEEIIQLTRHELTTVEETDSIIECGRAALSLLPSNPDLCSKLAYQRLHDVPYKEVKTCWRRLHADATLWRVVDLVGGRTDRTQTNRDWFDKVVQMLDMTLILTGAPFREEVVELWFAALEGVLSAQGPAGDSSEQLERPAKRSKLDKPLHTPSVFPTAHIEDLPALRYQITRVDNMCLSAYQKRLSSPATHTPLVIENAIQHWPALVERPWSDPDYLLKRTLGGRRLVPVETGRSYTDSGWGQKISTFQDFLQTYMLDNNNNNNNNNNNNNNNNNKSAELLKSKTQTGYLAQHDLFAQIPSLRADISIPDFCYCDPAPNPLPHVKETPKLEDPLLNAWFGPKGTISPLHTDPYHNILAQVVGYKYVRLYAPDQTERLYPRNADESGVDMSNTSQVDLDEAMELCPEINTEECSIRERDATTDGECDELQQRRAEFEHQFPGFLEAEYVEGVLGPGDCLYLPPGWWHYVRSLSPSFSVSFWFN; from the coding sequence ATGTCTCCTTACGATGAAGGCGGAACACCGTTACCAGAGTCTAGCGTGCCGGTGACTCTCAATGCTGCACCGTCGCTTGAAGAAATCATTCAATTAACCCGCCATGAATTGACTACAGTGGAGGAGACTGACTCGATTATCGAGTGCGGTCGCGCAGCTCTATCGCTCCTCCCTTCGAATCCTGACTTGTGTTCAAAGCTTGCATACCAGAGGCTACACGATGTTCCGTACAAAGAGGTCAAAACTTGCTGGAGGAGGCTGCATGCAGATGCTACACTCTGGAGAGTCGTAGATCTCGTCGGAGGGAGGACCGATCGGACGCAAACCAACAGGGACTGGTTCGACAAGGTGGTCCAGATGCTGGATATGACACTCATCTTGACGGGTGCGCCCTTTAGAGAGGAAGTTGTGGAGCTATGGTTCGCGGCGCTGGAAGGCGTACTATCCGCCCAAGGCCCTGCAGGTGACAGTTCGGAACAGCTGGAGCGACCAGCGAAAAGGTCGAAACTCGACAAGCCCCTACATACACCATCAGTCTTTCCAACCGCACACATAGAAGATTTGCCGGCTTTACGCTACCAGATCACTCGAGTCGACAACATGTGCCTGTCCGCATACCAAAAGAGGCTGTCTTCTCCAGCTACCCATACGCCCCTTGTCATCGAGAATGCTATACAACATTGGCCCGCCTTAGTTGAGCGGCCATGGAGCGACCCCGACTACTTGTTGAAACGAACACTTGGTGGCAGGAGACTTGTGCCCGTCGAGACAGGACGAAGTTACACAGACTCAGGCTGGGGCCAGAAGATATCTACGTTCCAAGACTTCCTACAGACATACATGctcgacaacaacaacaacaacaacaacaacaacaacaacaacaacaacaacaacaacaagtCAGCCGAACTATTGAAGAGCAAGACTCAGACAGGCTATTTAGCCCAGCACGACCTCTTCGCCCAAATTCCCTCCCTACGCGCCGACATCTCGATCCCAGACTTCTGCTACTGCGACCCTGCGCCGAACCCCCTGCCACACGTCAAGGAAACACCGAAGCTCGAAGACCCCCTGCTGAACGCCTGGTTCGGTCCCAAGGGTACTATATCGCCGCTGCACACAGATCCGTACCACAACATCTTGGCGCAGGTGGTGGGATATAAGTACGTGAGGTTATATGCACCTGACCAAACAGAGCGGCTGTATCCGAGGAATGCAGACGAGAGTGGCGTGGATATGAGCAACACCAGCCAGGTTGATCTGGACGAAGCTATGGAGCTGTGTCCAGAGATAAACACCGAAGAATGCAGCATTCGAGAGCGAGACGCAACCACAGACGGCGAATGCGATGAGCTGCAACAACGCAGAGCGGAATTCGAACACCAGTTTCCTGGGTTCTTGGAGGCAGAGTACGTTGAAGGCGTGCTGGGTCCGGGAGATTGCTTATATCTTCCGCCTGGGTGGTGGCATTATGTCAGGAGCTTGAGTCCGAGCTTTAGTGTCAGTTTCTGGTTCAATTGA